A stretch of the Candidatus Saccharimonadales bacterium genome encodes the following:
- the mnmA gene encoding tRNA 2-thiouridine(34) synthase MnmA gives MSKKVYVGMSGGVDSSVTAALLLEQGYDVTGVYMKNWSQDLPGMICPWKEDYQDAKRVAVKLGIDFKMYDFETEYRERVVDYMLEGYKAGITPNPDIMCNQEVKFKLFLDAALEDGADMIATGHYARIRDGQLLTGLDANKDQSYFLYRVQQSALLRSLMPIGEYKKPAVRELARKYGLSTAEKKDSQGICFVGKVGIKDFLQQFVQTEPGAIVDSTGRHIGEHDGAIFYTIGQRHGLDVGGGLPYYVIGKDMHKNEVYVTTDLNDDKLWTRELTLTSEHWINSYPTLGREYYVRTRYRAPLVKCFLSRDAYEAELVVDMEEEVRAITPGQSAVLYEQDGAHGYHVVGGGIVI, from the coding sequence ATGTCTAAAAAAGTATATGTCGGCATGTCCGGCGGTGTTGATAGTTCTGTTACGGCTGCGCTGCTGCTTGAGCAGGGTTATGACGTGACGGGTGTGTATATGAAAAACTGGAGCCAGGATCTGCCGGGCATGATTTGTCCCTGGAAAGAAGATTATCAGGATGCCAAACGCGTCGCCGTGAAACTGGGCATAGACTTCAAAATGTATGACTTCGAAACCGAGTACCGTGAGCGAGTCGTCGACTATATGCTGGAGGGCTACAAGGCGGGGATTACGCCCAATCCTGATATCATGTGCAATCAGGAAGTGAAGTTCAAATTATTCCTCGATGCTGCTCTAGAAGACGGCGCGGATATGATTGCTACAGGGCATTACGCCCGTATCCGAGATGGACAATTGCTGACTGGTCTCGATGCTAATAAGGATCAATCATATTTTCTGTATCGTGTGCAGCAATCGGCGCTTCTGCGGAGCTTGATGCCGATTGGTGAATACAAAAAGCCGGCGGTTCGCGAGCTGGCCCGGAAGTACGGCCTCAGTACAGCCGAGAAGAAGGATAGCCAAGGAATATGCTTTGTTGGCAAGGTGGGGATCAAAGACTTTTTGCAGCAATTCGTCCAGACCGAACCGGGTGCGATCGTTGACAGCACAGGCCGCCACATCGGTGAGCATGACGGCGCCATATTCTATACTATTGGTCAGCGTCATGGTCTCGATGTCGGTGGCGGCCTGCCGTACTATGTTATCGGCAAAGACATGCATAAGAACGAAGTTTATGTCACCACAGACCTGAATGACGACAAACTCTGGACCCGCGAGCTGACGCTGACAAGCGAGCACTGGATTAATAGTTATCCGACGCTTGGCCGCGAATACTATGTACGCACCCGATACCGGGCGCCGCTCGTGAAATGTTTCCTTTCACGCGATGCTTACGAAGCTGAGCTGGTCGTCGATATGGAAGAAGAAGTCCGGGCGATAACACCGGGTCAATCAGCCGTCCTCTACGAGCAAGATGGTGCTCATGGCTACCACGTGGTCGGCGGTGGGATTGTTATATAA